In Nitrospira sp., a single window of DNA contains:
- a CDS encoding sigma-54-dependent Fis family transcriptional regulator: MEPKNTERENILVIDDDEGLLHLLKMRLSAMRFSVTPCTTGQEAIEAAKHTTFDLAITDLRLRSENGLDVTEALLQNQPGLPVIILTAHGSIPNAVEAMQRGAFGYLTKPFDDKELKETIDKALSQQRMSREIDRLKSLVKELYGLENVVARSSAMQRLFQQIGQVAESDATILLFGETGTGKEVMARVIHANSRRSKGAFVALNCAAIPETLFESELFGHVKGAFTSAHGAKRGLFQMAHGGTLFLDEIGEMPLSMQVKLLRAVQEREIREVGSETSVKVDVRIIAATNRDLGEAVKNGTFRNDLYYRISVVPLFIPPLRERRDDIPLLAQHFLTQSMKRSSKDIKGFTPAALHRLMINPWPGNVRELENAVEKAVVMSQQEMLTPDLFPSVSAAAESPLKPLTEAKEEFERTYLKNVLHLTGGNISRAAQFAGRYRADFYKMLRKYGLHPSTTKGRPDSEVEELEGEEHLTEAER; the protein is encoded by the coding sequence ATGGAGCCAAAAAACACGGAGCGCGAGAATATTCTTGTCATTGATGACGATGAGGGATTGCTGCATTTGCTGAAAATGCGGTTATCCGCCATGAGATTTTCCGTCACACCCTGTACCACGGGACAAGAGGCTATTGAGGCAGCGAAACATACGACGTTTGATTTGGCGATCACCGATCTCCGTCTCCGAAGTGAGAATGGGTTAGACGTGACCGAAGCGTTGCTGCAAAATCAACCGGGACTTCCGGTCATCATCCTGACGGCCCATGGCAGTATTCCCAACGCGGTGGAGGCCATGCAGCGTGGGGCGTTTGGGTATCTGACCAAACCGTTTGATGATAAAGAGCTCAAGGAGACCATTGATAAAGCACTCTCGCAGCAGCGGATGAGCCGTGAGATTGATCGACTGAAATCGCTGGTGAAAGAGTTGTACGGGCTCGAGAATGTCGTGGCCAGAAGTTCGGCGATGCAACGGCTCTTTCAACAGATCGGCCAGGTCGCCGAGTCGGACGCGACCATTCTGCTGTTCGGAGAAACCGGTACCGGCAAAGAAGTCATGGCTCGTGTCATTCATGCGAACAGTCGTCGCAGTAAAGGTGCGTTTGTGGCACTCAACTGTGCCGCCATTCCGGAAACACTGTTTGAGAGCGAGTTGTTCGGGCATGTGAAGGGGGCCTTCACAAGCGCCCATGGTGCGAAACGTGGACTGTTCCAGATGGCCCATGGTGGGACGCTCTTTCTTGATGAAATCGGCGAAATGCCGCTGTCCATGCAGGTGAAACTGTTGCGGGCCGTCCAGGAACGGGAGATCAGAGAGGTTGGATCGGAGACATCGGTCAAGGTCGATGTACGTATTATTGCGGCGACGAACAGAGATCTGGGCGAAGCGGTCAAGAACGGGACCTTCCGTAATGACCTCTATTACAGAATTTCGGTGGTTCCGTTGTTCATTCCGCCGTTGCGTGAACGGAGAGACGATATCCCGTTACTCGCTCAGCATTTCCTGACGCAGAGCATGAAGCGATCCAGCAAGGATATCAAAGGGTTCACGCCGGCCGCGCTGCATCGCCTGATGATCAATCCATGGCCAGGGAATGTACGCGAGTTGGAAAATGCCGTGGAGAAGGCGGTTGTGATGTCGCAGCAAGAAATGTTGACGCCGGATTTGTTTCCGTCCGTCAGTGCGGCAGCAGAATCACCACTTAAACCGCTTACCGAGGCTAAGGAGGAATTTGAACGCACCTACCTGAAGAATGTGCTTCATTTGACCGGCGGCAACATCTCACGTGCTGCCCAG
- a CDS encoding HAMP domain-containing histidine kinase, with the protein MRLSIFWRLVLTSLVIITVMGGVNLYALFQLRQLTAMSTQMASYHYPAVESAKRLLGSLYAQLNSEKKFLATKDRTFLTNVTEEVEEFQRVLQILRGQESSTRGLTLLQETGELLKERLRLFDTAIQTTTGSAQRTIPNYESTRDSLMDRMSFTLQNYIDLHEARVSVGVTESHASAAQAEAVTEQLVLVALMFGLGLAGVASYTILRPLRELQGHIKQIGQGNFGASIKIKAPAELRELVDSVNWMGHKLQEIDDMKTEFLAHVSHELRTPMASIQEGTNLLLDEIPGPLVPEQRMTLRIMADSSKRLMHLIATILDLSKMEAGMMEYRFVPVDLHRIVDISINKIRLLADSKHVQLVLEPVGQRVWIKADASRLEQVLDNLLSNALKFSPEGGVVKVHMKPELQAGVLEVSVSDTGPGIAPEDLPHIFERFYQGRTKVRQAAGSGLGLALVKKVVEAHGGRIWIESEKGKGATVRFILRLTKPEAKGEP; encoded by the coding sequence ATGCGACTTTCAATATTCTGGCGGCTGGTGTTGACCTCCCTGGTCATTATTACGGTGATGGGGGGAGTGAATCTCTACGCACTCTTTCAACTTCGGCAGTTGACGGCTATGAGTACTCAAATGGCGTCGTACCATTATCCAGCCGTTGAATCCGCCAAACGGCTGTTAGGGTCACTGTATGCCCAACTGAATAGTGAGAAGAAGTTTCTTGCCACGAAAGATCGTACGTTCCTCACCAATGTGACTGAGGAAGTTGAAGAGTTTCAGCGTGTGCTTCAGATATTGCGAGGACAGGAAAGTTCCACGCGGGGACTGACGCTGCTGCAAGAGACGGGTGAGTTGCTGAAAGAACGATTGCGGTTGTTTGACACGGCCATTCAGACGACAACGGGGTCGGCTCAGCGTACGATTCCGAATTATGAAAGCACGCGTGACAGCCTCATGGACCGCATGTCCTTTACGTTGCAGAATTATATCGATCTTCATGAGGCGCGAGTCAGTGTGGGGGTGACCGAATCGCATGCCAGTGCCGCCCAAGCCGAGGCCGTGACGGAGCAGCTTGTTCTTGTGGCCTTGATGTTCGGGTTAGGACTGGCAGGAGTGGCAAGTTATACGATCTTGCGTCCGCTCCGAGAGTTGCAGGGACACATCAAGCAGATCGGACAGGGGAATTTTGGGGCATCGATCAAAATCAAGGCGCCGGCCGAGCTCCGCGAATTGGTGGATTCCGTGAACTGGATGGGCCACAAGCTTCAAGAAATCGACGACATGAAAACAGAGTTTCTTGCGCATGTGTCCCATGAATTACGAACTCCTATGGCATCAATTCAGGAAGGAACGAACCTCCTGCTTGACGAGATTCCTGGCCCGCTCGTGCCGGAACAACGGATGACGCTTCGGATCATGGCCGACAGCAGCAAACGGCTGATGCATCTTATCGCCACCATTCTGGATTTATCGAAAATGGAGGCCGGGATGATGGAGTATCGATTCGTCCCCGTCGATCTCCACAGGATTGTGGACATCTCGATCAACAAGATCCGTCTTCTTGCTGACTCTAAGCATGTCCAGTTGGTCTTAGAGCCTGTTGGGCAGCGAGTCTGGATTAAGGCGGATGCGTCTCGACTGGAACAGGTCTTGGACAATCTCTTGTCCAATGCGCTGAAGTTCAGCCCAGAAGGGGGAGTCGTGAAGGTCCATATGAAGCCAGAGCTCCAGGCTGGTGTGCTGGAGGTTTCGGTTTCAGATACGGGGCCTGGGATTGCCCCGGAAGATCTCCCGCATATTTTTGAGCGGTTTTATCAGGGCCGTACCAAGGTCAGGCAGGCTGCGGGAAGTGGTTTGGGGTTGGCATTGGTCAAAAAAGTTGTTGAAGCTCATGGAGGAAGAATCTGGATTGAGAGTGAGAAGGGGAAGGGGGCGACTGTACGGTTTATCCTACGGTTGACGAAGCCGGAGGCGAAGGGGGAGCCGTGA